The Monodelphis domestica isolate mMonDom1 chromosome 7, mMonDom1.pri, whole genome shotgun sequence genome window below encodes:
- the NUPR1 gene encoding nuclear protein 1 — MATAPLTAPPLQPLTLEDEEQQFLDQYDTYNFTDSYLGRGSGKGRSKREAANHTNRHSPGGHERKLLIKLQNTEQKKRGTRP, encoded by the exons ATGGCCACAGCTCCGTTAACTGCTCCACCACTCCAGCCCCTGACCTTGGAGGATGAGGAGCAGCAGTTCTTGGACCAGTATGACACATACAACTTTACAGATTCTTACCTGG GAAGAGGCAGTGGAAAGGGTCGTAGTAAGAGAGAAGCTGCTAATCATACCAACCGACACAGTCCCGGTGGCCATGAACGGAAACTGCTGATCAAGCTTCAGAACACAGAGCAAAAGAAACGTGGGACTAGGCCCTGA